A window of Citrus sinensis cultivar Valencia sweet orange chromosome 7, DVS_A1.0, whole genome shotgun sequence contains these coding sequences:
- the LOC102611909 gene encoding G-type lectin S-receptor-like serine/threonine-protein kinase CES101, translated as MECFLLFVIVCAFASLSVLVVFILISFNVILLSVMVSLIFVNLVIVAFYLRRKLKSKGENLMQFDLSMNLKADDIELSNKANNRWKSTKREVELPLFSFSSVAAATNNFSDANKLGEGGFGPVYKGVLAKGDEIAVKRLSVRSRQGLQELKNEALVIAKVQHKNLVRLLGCCIERDEKLLIYEYLPNKSLDFFLFDATKRVLLELGTRLQIIEGIVEGLLYLHLHSRVRIIHRDLKASNILLDKEMKPKISDFGMARIFKGNESKANTNRVAGTFGYIPPEYVYQGICSIKSDVFSFGMLLLEILSGKKNTEFYHTGYLSINGYAWDLWTSNRVLELVDPVLLEDASCSMHMLSRYVNIALLCVQERADERPTMSDVDSMLKNEAATLPPPKQPAYSHVRSTASSAVSPVCRPEDCSINQITVSNLDAR; from the exons ATGGAGTGCTTTTTATTGTTCGTTATCGTTTGTGCTTTTGCATCTCTCTCAGTCCTCgtagtttttatattaatttcatttaatgtcatactttTATCAGTAATGGTGTCCCTGATATTTGTCAATTTGGTGATCGTTGCTTTTTACTTGAGAAGAAAGCTCAAAAGCAAAG GTGAGAATTTGATGCAATTTGATTTGAGTATGAATCTAAAAGCTGATGATATTGAGCTGAGTAATAAAGCAAACAATCGCTGGAAAAGTACTAAAAGGGAAGTTGAATTGCCCTTATTCAGCTTTTCTAGTGTTGCTGCAGCAACCAATAATTTCTCAGACGCGAATAAGCTTGGTGAGGGTGGTTTTGGACCTGTTTACAAG GGGGTATTAGCAAAAGGAGATGAGATAGCTGTGAAAAGGCTTTCAGTAAGATCTAGACAAGGACTGCAAGAGTTAAAGAATGAGGCACTTGTCATAGCCAAAGTTCAACACAAGAATCTTGTTAGACTTTTGGGTTGCTGCATTGAACGAGATGAGAAGCTACTCATCTATGAGTACTTGCCTAATAAAAGCTTGGATTTCTTCCTTTTTG ATGCAACAAAGCGCGTGTTATTAGAGTTGGGAACACGTCTTCAAATCATTGAAGGAATAGTTGAAGGGCTTCTTTATCTTCATCTACATTCCAGAGTGCGAATTATTCATAGGGATCTAAAAGCAAGCAATATCTTGTTAGATAAGGAGATGAAGCCAAAAATATCAGATTTCGGAATGGCAAGAATTTTCAAAGGGAATGAGTCTAAAGCAAACACAAATAGGGTCGCTGGGACTTT CGGATATATCCCACCAGAATATGTCTATCAAGGAATCTGCTCGATCAAATCGGATGTCTTTAGCTTTGGAATGCTGTTACTAGAAATTTTGAGTGGCAAGAAGAATACTGAATTTTACCACACTGGCTATCTCAGCATAAACGGTTAT GCATGGGATCTGTGGACAAGCAACAGGGTGTTAGAGTTAGTTGATCCAGTGCTGTTAGAAGATGCATCCTGCAGCATGCATATGCTCTCAAGATATGTGAACATAGCACTTCTTTGTGTACAAGAAAGAGCCGATGAAAGACCCACCATGTCCGATGTTGACTCCATGCTTAAAAATGAGGCTGCCACATTGCCTCCTCCGAAACAACCTGCATATTCACATGTAAGGAGCACAGCGAGTTCTGCAGTGTCGCCCGTTTGCAGGCCAGAAGATTGTTCTATCAATCAAATAACTGTTTCAAATTTAGACGctcgataa